The Nanoarchaeota archaeon DNA segment AAGGAACTTGTAAACCGGGGCAAAAACGTTGCAATGTTCCTGAAAGCAATGACTAATTCAGACGTTCTTGAATCGGAATTAGAGCAGATGAACGACAAAAAGAACGGACATCCGTACAAATATCCCACTTCGTTGATAATATTTCTTTATGTGCTGAAAGCGATAACTTCCAAAAGCTACCGTTTTCTTGAAGGCTATTGTTGCATGTTTTTGGAGAAAAGTCCGGAATATTCAGTTATTTTCAAAAGGGTGAACAAACTTCCAAAAGAGACAATGGATGATATAAACCGGAAAGTGATTGCTGCTGCCTCCGGCAGCAAAACAATAGAAGTTATTCTTGATGCAACTGGATTACAAGTAAACGGAACCTATGTCTGAATAGATGAAAAATATAAAGAAAAAAGAAAACGAAAGTGGAAAAAAATACATTTGGTAATTGATGCAAAGACAAGAGCGATATTGTCTGCAAATGTCTTAAGAAAGAATAAAAATGAGGGAGAACATAACGAATTTTCAAAGTCTTTGAAAAAAGCAAGCTGTGCAGGAAAGATAAGCAAGGTTTATGCCGACGGAGCATACGGCAGCAAGGCGAATTTTTTGCTCTGTGAGAAAACCGGGATAAAACCAGTTATCCGAATAAGAAAACCTACTGTAAGAAATGTTGCCGGACGTAGACTATTGAATAAACGGCTCATACCGCATAAACGGCCTATGTTCAAATTTGACACAAGAGACAAATATGCTTTTAAACAAAGCAATTGGCGTTCATTTGTTGATACCGAAAATTATGGAAAAAGAAGCGGGATTGAAGGCGTAATCGGCTCTGTAAAGCGGTTTTTTGGAGAACATTTGCACTCCAAAAAGGACGAATGTATTGAAAGGGAAATTGAAGCAAGGGTAATGACTTGGAATATTATGGTTTGTTAAATCGATTCACTTATGGGTGCCTGTCGGCACCCTCTTGTGCAACAGCACCGAGACACGCCCGAATTATTTTCTAATAAGATATCTCAAAACGGCTGCAAATCCTCCAAGATTGAAAAGCTTCTCTCCGGATTCATGCGTTGAATTTATTATGTGCACCACACCGGAATTTTTCTCGACTTCAAAAATTATTTTCTCGGTTTCCTTGTCACGCAGCATTTTATCTGACACAAGCAGTTCCGCTATCGCGCCGTTTTCAGCAGCAGATGCAACTTCTTTTTTTCCATAGATTCCAAGGCCCGTGTCTTTTCCAAGATGCTCAAGGAATTTTTCGACAAAATTTGTTTCAAGGGACAGCCTGCTTTCCGCAAGAATCTTCTCAAGCCCTCCGCGCTTTATGACTTCGTTTACTCCGGTTTTTCCGGTGATGCTTACAGGCGCAAGGATGCATTTCCCGACCCATGCAAGCTTCCGTTTTTTTATCAGCGCCATAATATTTTCTTTTGCAAAGCCGGGGCCTGCAATGATAATTTTTTCAGCGCTTGAATTTGCATCAAGCATTTTGATAACGTCATCATAAAAAATGTCC contains these protein-coding regions:
- a CDS encoding transposase; the protein is MDEKYKEKRKRKWKKIHLVIDAKTRAILSANVLRKNKNEGEHNEFSKSLKKASCAGKISKVYADGAYGSKANFLLCEKTGIKPVIRIRKPTVRNVAGRRLLNKRLIPHKRPMFKFDTRDKYAFKQSNWRSFVDTENYGKRSGIEGVIGSVKRFFGEHLHSKKDECIEREIEARVMTWNIMVC
- a CDS encoding mRNA surveillance protein pelota; the protein is MKLLKKDFKHGVKIKPETLDDLWNLKNILAEEDVVGARTVRTIQRTDTNEKKPVYLKLKIEKMQFDEDGNALRLTGKITEGPDDVSHGYHTITVEPNTILDIEKEWARSDKIRLDDSITYKGMHLIICVVDERRADFAKATELDAKIFSTIISKSAGKEYGASSASSPDIFYDDVIKMLDANSSAEKIIIAGPGFAKENIMALIKKRKLAWVGKCILAPVSITGKTGVNEVIKRGGLEKILAESRLSLETNFVEKFLEHLGKDTGLGIYGKKEVASAAENGAIAELLVSDKMLRDKETEKIIFEVEKNSGVVHIINSTHESGEKLFNLGGFAAVLRYLIRK